Genomic segment of Ferviditalea candida:
CCGCCTGTGTACGAGATAATTTGATCTAACAGGCTAAGCGCGTCACGCATGCCTCCGTCTGAGAGCCGGGCAATATGAGAAAGTGCTTTCTGTTCGGCGCGGATGCCTTCCTGTTCGCATATATGCCGCAGCCGCTCCACCTGCTCCTCTAAGGATACCCGGCGAAAATCGAATTTCTGGCAGCGTGAAATGATCGTAACGGGAAGCTTATGGGGCTCTGTGGTAGCCAATATGAATATCACATGGGCAGGGGGCTCCTCCAGCGTTTTCAGCAGGGCATTGGAAGCCCCGATGGAAAGCATATGGACTTCATCGATAATATATACCTTATAGCGTACTTCCGTAGGAACATACTTTACTTTATCGCGGATATCCCGGATTTCGTCAACCCCATTGTTGGAAGCGGCATCCAGTTCAATGACATCCATGACCGACCCTTCCGCAATACGCCTGCAGGCTTCGCATTGATTGCAGGGCTCCTCGGAGGGGCCGTTCCGGCAATTGACCGCCTTCGCCAAAATTTTGGCGGTGCTCGTTTTCCCGGTGCCTCTCGGGCCGCTGAATAAATAAGCATGGGAAACGCGGCTTTCCCTGATGGAATTTTGCAGGGTTTGTGTAATATGCTCTTGTCCGATCACTTCACGGAAAGTTTTCGGTCTCCATGAGCGGTATAGCGCTATATGACTCATTGTGTCCTCTCCAACAATTCCGTTAGGAATATTTGAACTTCATTATACTATAGAAGCTCTTCGTTGACCAACGAGTCATTATAAAATTCGTCTTTGCTGCAATAAAAAAACCTCTACCGAGACCAATTCAATGATGATCGACCGCTTTTAGAGGCGGGTTTTTATGCCAATAAGAATTTGCCTTTCCGAGATGACCGAAAACATATAAATAAATTCTTATGTGAAAAAAAACACCTGCCACATGGGCAAGTGTATTGACCGTGTTATGGATAAAACCGTGCACCTGTCCTTGATCATTGCGGCCCAAGCTTTCCCCCTGCCGATGGCTCGGGTTAGGCTACCCTTCGGCACATGAAACTTCCCGCTTACGGCTGCTTCCTTCCGGACCTGACCGGGTTCACTGGCTTTCATTGCGAAGGACCCGACCGTCAACACCCCGAACAGAGGCCAGTCCTTACACCGCAAGACCTCGTAACAGGAATTCAACCTCGCTACAGCGGATTGCGAGTTACAGGGCACCGCTACCTCCCCGTCTAGCACGGTAAGGATAAGTATATCCGATCCAAGGTCAAATATCAACAGAAAGCATTATTTGGCGGGTTGGATCAGATTAATTCTGTAACGCGGCATCATCAGGCTGAGATCCTTATAAGCGCGGTCGTAGATGCCGCTGATCTCTCCTGAAGTCAAACCTTCTTTCAGCACCAATCTCACATTGACCTGCCCACCCTCAATATTCATCCAGTATCTCCTGATCCCCGGAATCCTTTTTAAGGTATCCTGCATCAAGCGATAGTCCTTGCTGTAAGTATGGTATCCCGGACTTGTCACCAGATTGGGATTGGCGCTGCTGAGACCCATGTACCCGTCATTCGAATACGATTGAATTCTGGTTCTGTCTCCATTGTTGATGGCACAACCGGACAATAATAAAATAATGATCGTAAACAAGCTTGCCGATATTTTTTTGTTCATGTAAAAAACCTCCCTCATCATTTAGAATGACCGAAGGAGGCTTGTATATTCTGCTATTATTAGGCAGTTCTATATACCGTATTTCTTTTTGAATTTGTCCACACGGCCGCCGGCGTCGACAAATTTCTGCTTGCCCGTAAAGAACGGATGGCATGCCGAGCAAATTTCCACACGAAGGTTGGGTTTGACGGAACCTGTTTCAAACGTATTGCCGCAAGCGCAAGTAACAGCCGTTACATGATACTTGGGTTGAATAGCTTCTTTCATGAACTTTCACCTCTTTCCGCCCTGAATTCATGGCGAATCCAGAGTTAAATTGACACATGAACGAATTATAGCACAGGCCCGCTTACCGTTGCAATAGAAAATGTGCCGATCAAAAATCTTAAACATTCTCATCCAACCGCAACCGCAGATTCCGTTTTTTTGAAGGAATGCGGGTATAGGAACCGATGACCACATCGGGCAATTCTACCTGCAAAATGTTTATGGCTTGTTTCATCCCGAAAAGCTCGCCTTTCGGTTTGGGGATCAGCGCCAAATAGCTTTCCGGATCGATATTCAAATTGCGCAGTTGAATTCGCCGCAAACCGGTTCTGCGGGCGAACTCAATCATAGCCTCCAATTCTTCCTCCCGATCGGTTACCCCCGGAAAAACCAAATAATTGATGGATGTGTACACTCCCTTATCAACCGCATAACGGAGCGACTTTTCCACATTCCGAAGCGTGTATCCCCTCGGCTTGTAATACGCATTGTAATGCTCGTCCAGCGCACTGATCGTGCTTACTCGCATAAGATCCAATCCGGCATCCACAATCCCGCGGATCGCGTCGGACAAACCGCCATTTGTATTGATATTGATGTACCCCTGATTCGTCCGGCTTCTGACCTTCCGGATAGCTTCAATAATCAACGGCGCCTGCGTGGAAGGTTCTCCTTCACAGCCCTGCCCGAAGCTGATGATGCTGTCTTCCGTTTGCAAATGCTCCAACATCACTTCAACCACTTCATCAGCTGTCGGCTTGAATTTCAAGCGGGTCTGCGGAGCAGGAAAACTGCTCTCTTCCGGCTGCTCCGAAATACATGCGTAGCAACCCGCATTGCACGAAAAGGAAACGGGCACCGCTCCTTCCCAACGGTTTAAAAAAGTGTTTGAGGCTGTCAGGCATTCATAGGTCAAGGCACAATGAGACAGATGCTGATACAGCCGATTTTGAGGATGTTTTTTTAAATAGGCCTCTACCTTTAATTCGAGTTCTTCGACAGGACAATTTTTCGGATTCCATCTTTCCGGATCATCCGTACGGTGCGCTGCCGCATAAAATTTATCGTCTTTCCAAACAACGGCGGTATAGCCGAACAGAGGTAGCACAGCGGAAGGGTCGGCTTTGATATATCCTGGAACATACAGTCTTGTATATCCTTGAGGAAGCAGCGCGCCAACCGCATTCACATACTCGTCTAAAGCCATCATCTTTCCTGTATCGGGATCCATACCAATTGGACGGGTATCGGGAAGGCTCACTAACGTCGCCCCTTCGGGCAGAGGGATCAATTCATCATCAAACATTTCGGCAAGCATGTCCCCGCCGCGGCCAAGGCCCAACAGCTTCGGGTGATCGTACACATTGCCAAGCCGATCCGCATAGACCAAATTCATTTGGATGGCTCCCCTTTATCCGTTTCTGGTTTTTTTGCCGATGGCCGAAGATGTTCCTCCGGTATCCAGGGATGCCAAAAATTCAGCATTCGTTTTCGATTCAGCCAGCTTTTTGAGGAATGCATCGACAAAATCATGAGAATCATTCATATTTTTGCGAATCACCCATAATTTATCCAGTTCCTCTTTGTTTAACAGCATCTCTTCTCTTCTCGTACCCGACCTCCGGATATCGATCGCGGGAAAGATGCGGCGTTCGGCTAATTTGCGATCCAGATGCAACTCCATGTTCCCCGTCCCTTTAAATTCCTCGTAGATCACATCGTCCATTCTGGACCCCGTATCAATCAGCGCCGTGGCAAGTATGGTCAAACTTCCTCCCTCTTCCACGTTTCTTGCTGCCCCAAAAAACCGCTTCGGACGGTGGAATGCACCTGGATCAATCCCCCCGGATAATGTTCTTCCCGATGGCGGCACGACAAGATTATAAGCTCTCGCCAATCTTGTGATACTGTCCAAAAGAATCACAACATCTTTTTTATGCTCCACCAAGCGCTGCGCACGTTCCATGACAAGCTCCGCCACTTTGATATGATTTTCAGGCAGTTCGTCAAACGTAGAGGCAACCACTTCTCCTTTGACAGAACGCTGCATATCCGTGACCTCTTCGGGCCGTTCATCAATCAGCAGCACGAACAATTCAATATCCGGATAGTTCGTCGAGATGCTGTTGGCGATTTCCTTCAGCAGCAAAGTTTTCCCCGCTTTGGGGGGAGCAACGATCAAACCGCGCTGGCCCAGACCGACGGGAGCCAACAAATCCATGATTCGGGTGGACAATTTTTCAGGGGACGTTTCCAATACGATTTTTTCTTCCGGGTAAAGAGGCGTCAGTGCAGGAAAATGGAGGCGTTCTGCAGCGGTACTGGGGCTTTCTCCATTTACGGCTTCAACGTGAAGCAAACCGAAAAATCGTTCGTTTTCTTTCGGAGGCCGGCATTTTCCGGATACCAGGTCCCCTGTTCTCAAGTCAAATTTGCGGATTTGCGATGCAGAGATGTAAATATCCTCCGTACTCGGCAAATAATTAATCGGCCTTAAAAAGCCGAAGCCTTCGGGCAGGATCTCCAAAACGCCCTGCATGAACATGAGACCGCTTTGCTCTGCTTGAGCCCTCAGGATAGAGAAAATCAATTCTTTTTTTTTCATTTGGCCGTAATATGCTATTTGATATTTTTTCGCCAACTTGTATAACTCAGTAAGCTTCTGTTCCTCAAGCTGCGACAATGCTAAATCTTCCATGTCAATACCACCACATTCTATGATTTCAATTTTCCTAAAAATCTTTTACAGCAAACATATTATCCCATCATTATCATTGCCATTAACGCAAAGCTTAAACCTTTTTTTCCGCTTCCCTCCACACTTCGGCGCCCATCGTTTGCAAATTTTCAACCAGATTATCATAACCGCGGTCGATATACTCCACTCCCGATATTTCCGAAACGCCCTTATCCACCGTCAAAGCCGCAATCACCAGCGAGGCGCCGGCACGCAGATCGGTTGCCTTCACTTTAGCCGCGTTTAAAGCGGAGCCTTCCACTACCGCGGAGCGGCCTTCCAATTTGATCTTTGCGCCCATGCGCAGCAGCTCGGGAACATGTTTAAAACGATTGTTATACACATAATCCGTTAGAATGCTGACACCATTTGCCTGTGTAAGGAGACTGGTCATCGGAGATTGTAAATCCGTAGCAAATCCGGGGTAAACGAGGGCTTTGACGTCGACATTCGCATAATCGCTTTGACCGATGACGCGTATCGACTCATCCATCTCATAAATGTGCGCACCCATTTCCTGCAGCTTTGCCGTCATCGCTTCCAAATGCTTCGGAATGATGTTGTCAACAAGAATGTCTCCCCTTGTCGCAGCTGCAGCGATCATGTAAGTACCCGCCTGAATCCTGTCCGGAATGATCGAATGCCTGCATCCTTGAAGAGAATCGGTGCCTTCAATCCGGATCGTTTCCGTTCCGGCCCCTTTGATTCGGGCTCCCATGGAATTTAACAGCGTGGCGACATCGATGATTTCCGGCTCCTTGGCGGCGTTTTCGATTGTCGTCAATCCTTTGGCCCTTGAGGCGGCCAACATGATGTTGATCGTCGCCCCGACGCTGACGACATCCAAATATATCTTGGCTCCCCGCAATTGCTTCGCTTTGATGTGAATAGAGCCGTATTGATTGCTGACTTCTGCGCCCAACGCCTCAAATCCTTTGATATGCTGGTCGATTGGACGGGGCTCAAAATTACAGCCCCCCGGAAGTCCTATGGTCGCTTCTCCGAATTTGGCCAGCATCACCCCCATCAAATAGTAGGATGCCCTAAGCTGTTTGACCTGGCCGTTAGGCATTGGAATAGAACGGATGCGGCCTGAATCGATGCGCATCGTATCTCCATTCCACTCCACGGAAACCCCCAGCTCGCATAGAATCTCCGCATAGGTATCGACATCCTTAACCTTCGGCAAATTATCCAGTGTTACCGGGGAATCCGCGAGAATTGCCGCAGGTATCAAAGCGATCGCACTATTCTTGGCACCGCTGATCTGAACCGTGCCGCGAAGAGGCCTGCCGCCAGCGATCATCAGTTTTTCCATATATCAAAAATCCCCCCACCCAAATGCATCTGAAGAAGACAAGAGAACCATCATTGGAATGATGGTTTCCCTTATCTCATTAAGCCTGATTGCTGCTGCCGAATAAACGGATTTTGGAACGGACGACTTCGATCATGGCCTTTTTGGCGGGTCCGAGATATTTGCGGGGGTCGTATACTTTGGGGTCGCTGCCCAGAACGTCGCGAATGGTGTCGGTGCAAGCCACCTGATTTTCCGTGTTCACATTAATTTTTCCTACACCGGCTTGAACCGCTTTGCGGATAGCCTCGTCGGGAATCCCGGAACCGCCGTGCAGAACGATCGGAACGGGAATCCGGCTGGACACCTGCTCGATGATGTCAAAATGGATTTTCGGTTCACCTTTATACATTCCATGAGCGGTGCCGACGGCAATGGCCAGACAATCCACACCGGTTTCTTCGTAAAAGCGGACGGCTTCTTCCGGATTCGCCAGCTTCGCGTGCTCGTCTTCCACGCTGATGTCATCCTCCACGCCGCCGATTGTACCTAATTCCCCTTCAACGGATACTCCCATGGCATGGGCAGCTTTGACCACTTCTTTAGTGAT
This window contains:
- the rpmE gene encoding 50S ribosomal protein L31, with amino-acid sequence MKEAIQPKYHVTAVTCACGNTFETGSVKPNLRVEICSACHPFFTGKQKFVDAGGRVDKFKKKYGI
- a CDS encoding radical SAM protein, encoding MNLVYADRLGNVYDHPKLLGLGRGGDMLAEMFDDELIPLPEGATLVSLPDTRPIGMDPDTGKMMALDEYVNAVGALLPQGYTRLYVPGYIKADPSAVLPLFGYTAVVWKDDKFYAAAHRTDDPERWNPKNCPVEELELKVEAYLKKHPQNRLYQHLSHCALTYECLTASNTFLNRWEGAVPVSFSCNAGCYACISEQPEESSFPAPQTRLKFKPTADEVVEVMLEHLQTEDSIISFGQGCEGEPSTQAPLIIEAIRKVRSRTNQGYININTNGGLSDAIRGIVDAGLDLMRVSTISALDEHYNAYYKPRGYTLRNVEKSLRYAVDKGVYTSINYLVFPGVTDREEELEAMIEFARRTGLRRIQLRNLNIDPESYLALIPKPKGELFGMKQAINILQVELPDVVIGSYTRIPSKKRNLRLRLDENV
- the rho gene encoding transcription termination factor Rho, whose product is MEDLALSQLEEQKLTELYKLAKKYQIAYYGQMKKKELIFSILRAQAEQSGLMFMQGVLEILPEGFGFLRPINYLPSTEDIYISASQIRKFDLRTGDLVSGKCRPPKENERFFGLLHVEAVNGESPSTAAERLHFPALTPLYPEEKIVLETSPEKLSTRIMDLLAPVGLGQRGLIVAPPKAGKTLLLKEIANSISTNYPDIELFVLLIDERPEEVTDMQRSVKGEVVASTFDELPENHIKVAELVMERAQRLVEHKKDVVILLDSITRLARAYNLVVPPSGRTLSGGIDPGAFHRPKRFFGAARNVEEGGSLTILATALIDTGSRMDDVIYEEFKGTGNMELHLDRKLAERRIFPAIDIRRSGTRREEMLLNKEELDKLWVIRKNMNDSHDFVDAFLKKLAESKTNAEFLASLDTGGTSSAIGKKTRNG
- a CDS encoding UDP-N-acetylglucosamine 1-carboxyvinyltransferase, with the translated sequence MEKLMIAGGRPLRGTVQISGAKNSAIALIPAAILADSPVTLDNLPKVKDVDTYAEILCELGVSVEWNGDTMRIDSGRIRSIPMPNGQVKQLRASYYLMGVMLAKFGEATIGLPGGCNFEPRPIDQHIKGFEALGAEVSNQYGSIHIKAKQLRGAKIYLDVVSVGATINIMLAASRAKGLTTIENAAKEPEIIDVATLLNSMGARIKGAGTETIRIEGTDSLQGCRHSIIPDRIQAGTYMIAAAATRGDILVDNIIPKHLEAMTAKLQEMGAHIYEMDESIRVIGQSDYANVDVKALVYPGFATDLQSPMTSLLTQANGVSILTDYVYNNRFKHVPELLRMGAKIKLEGRSAVVEGSALNAAKVKATDLRAGASLVIAALTVDKGVSEISGVEYIDRGYDNLVENLQTMGAEVWREAEKKV
- the fba gene encoding class II fructose-1,6-bisphosphate aldolase — encoded protein: MPLVSMNEFLPKAKANKFAVGQFNMNNLEFAQAIMEAAIEEKSPFIFGVSEGALKYMGIEFTVALAQAAARKSGLPIALHLDHGSSFEVAMKCIRAGFSSVMFDGSHYPLEENIRITKEVVKAAHAMGVSVEGELGTIGGVEDDISVEDEHAKLANPEEAVRFYEETGVDCLAIAVGTAHGMYKGEPKIHFDIIEQVSSRIPVPIVLHGGSGIPDEAIRKAVQAGVGKINVNTENQVACTDTIRDVLGSDPKVYDPRKYLGPAKKAMIEVVRSKIRLFGSSNQA